In Eucalyptus grandis isolate ANBG69807.140 chromosome 4, ASM1654582v1, whole genome shotgun sequence, the following proteins share a genomic window:
- the LOC104441497 gene encoding uncharacterized protein LOC104441497: MAATFKAASRYSSYDSRSSTSSSTELKQKPGKSPALAPASSSRALVRAKSSDLPSGAKNQNFADMVKRFMGRKSSSAAAAAARGKLGSANLVIPVDVIAEDLKKGAKGRNQLGVLPKKLFGGGGLEKKAKKEGVKALTEVKGGGSNARTLAMVLRSERELLSANKDLEMEVAELKLTLEQKNREVEKLKDLCLSQREEIKALKSAVLFPDVTNNELQGQLEKQGTELRQAKMIIPALQKQVSSLTGQLQCLADDLAEVKADKFSAKARFQHQIGGSPRTPIYNQEEAANSLEFSSSEGTAPGSPDDLFLKDMNPCLTPNDGKTRSKEFEEEPDYNSSRYLGFSDGNMETFYGAGFNLCPKKLSRSSDGCQKPCTSNRMAHTGRR; this comes from the exons ATGGCGGCGACGTTCAAGGCGGCCTCCCGCTACAGCTCCTACGACTCCCGCTCCTCCACGTCGTCCTCCACTGAGCTCAAGCAGAAGCCCGGCAAATCCCCCGCCCTCGCGCCTGCCTCCTCCTCGCGTGCCCTCGTCAGGGCCAAATCGTCCGACCTCCCCTCCGGCGCGAAGAACCAGAACTTCGCGGACATGGTGAAGAGATTCATGGGGAGGAAgtcgtcgtcggcggcggcggcggcggcgagggggAAGCTGGGGAGCGCCAATCTGGTGATCCCCGTGGACGTGATCGCGGAGGACCTGAAGAAGGGGGCGAAGGGCAGGAACCAGCTCGGGGTGCTGCCGAAGAAGCTGTTCGGAGGAGGGGGATTGGAGAAGAAGGCGAAGAAAGAGGGCGTGAAGGCGCTGACGGAGGTCAAGGGCGGGGGGAGCAACGCGCGGACGCTGGCGATGGTGTTGAGGAGCGAGAGGGAGCTTCTGAGCGCGAACAAGGACTTGGAGATGGAGGTCGCCGAGCTCAAGTTGACGCTCGAGCAGAAGAACAGAGAA GTTGAGAAGTTGAAAGATCTGTGCTTGAGCCAGAGGGAAGAAATCAAGGCATTAAAGAGCGCGGTACTTTTCCCTGACGTGACCAACAATGAGCTTCAAGGACAATTGGAAAAGCAAGGAACAGAATTGAGGCAAGCCAAAATGATAATCCCTGCTCTCCAGAAACAGGTCTCTTCTCTCACCGGCCAGCTCCAGTGCCTTGCCGATGATCTTGCTGAG GTGAAGGCGGATAAATTTTCTGCTAAGGCACGTTTTCAACACCAGATAGGCGGCTCTCCAAGGACACCTATATATAACCAAGAAGAAGCAGCTAATTCTTTG GAGTTTAGCTCGAGTGAAGGAACAGCCCCTGGTAGTCCAGATGACCTGTTCCTCAAGGACATGAATCCTTGTTTAACTCCCAATGATGGCAAGACAAGATCGAAG GAATTTGAAGAGGAACCAGATTATAATTCTTCAAGATACCTTGGCTTCTCTGATGGTAATATGGAGACTTTCTATGGAGCTGGTTTCAACCTTTGTCCCAAGAAGTTGTCCAGAAGTTCTGATGGCTGCCAGAAACCTTGTACCAGCAACCGGATGGCCCACACGGGTCGCAGATAA
- the LOC104441496 gene encoding probable stress-associated endoplasmic reticulum protein, whose amino-acid sequence MTTSKRFAERKVAKFQKNITRRGSVPETSSKKGNDLPVGRIVLGFFVFVVVGSSLFQIIRTATSKGMA is encoded by the exons ATG ACGACATCAAAGCGCTTTGCCGAAAGGAAGGTTGCCAAATTTCAGAAGAACATCACAAGGAGGGGATCGGTCCCCGAAACCTCATCCAAGAAAGGAAATGATCTCCCAGTCGGGCGAATTGTCCTCGGCTTCTTTGTCTTCGTGGTTGTTGGATCAT CTCTGTTTCAGATAATCAGGACAGCTACAAGTAAGGGAATGGCTTAA